The Pseudoalteromonas sp. N1230-9 genome segment TGCTGTCATACAAACTTGTTTAACAATCACTTTATTAGTCCTCGGCCTTAGTGTAACCGGTGTAATGGTTTCTGGTGTTGTCTGCACTTTCATTATAATGTGTTTAAGCTTAAGTGACATGAGAAGTGCTCTTAAAGTCAGCTATTCACGCTTTAGCTGGAAAATAAAAAAATCACAGACTGCCTTCTTAACCTCAATTATCGCATCAGGTTTGTTTGTGTATGCTGGTAATGGGGCTGAGAACTGGTTCATCGTTGCCGAATTTAACGAGAGTGTATTGGCTAGTTATTACGTAGCTGCGCAATTTGCCATTATTACTTCGTTTACCTTTGAGCCAATTAGGCTTTGGTGGTTCGCCAAGCGTTTTAGCTTAATTAAGCAAGATAAAACGCAATATCAAAATTATGCAATAACCTCATTAAATGCAGGCTTAGCTATGTGTGTTTTAATGAGTGTGCTAGCACCAATCGCACTAAACTCAGTGCTACCTACTGAATACCACGGTAAAGATAGCTGGCTGATTCTATTAATTATTGTTGTTTCCATACGCCATCATAGCGATATTTTTAATATTGGTTGCTACATGCACAAAAATGGGGTGTTTGTATCCATTATAAACTTCTTTACAGCGTTTTTAGGTCTTAGCTTACTGTACTTTTTAGTGCCTAAACTTGGAGTTGAAGGCGCTATTTTGGCGTTAATCATTATGCAAAGCTTTAAATTAGTTTGCCTTTACTCTGTTAGTCAGCATTTAGAACCTCTAAAGCTAAATTTTGCGGCCTTAATACCAAGCTGGTTAGCATTAGGATCTATAACACTCATCACTTTACAGTTTAGCGAACTTAGTTTTGCTAAATGGATCATATGCTTTATCTATCTTGTTGGTCTGGCCTATCAATATAGAGCATTAATTAAGCAAGTAATAAAAAGCTTAATGAAGGAGCATCACTATGCTCAACTACTATAAACAAAATCAATTATTCATTAATGGCATTTTAGTAACCTTACTTGTGGTTGTTACCTATGCCACATTAGGCCCAATAGCAGTTTTTGCATTGCTGCTATTACCTTTTGCCGCTTTCACTGCAGTGAAGGTAAGTGTGGCCTTTATAATTTTGTTTATTTTATTCAGCTACTTTAGATTGCACGAAGCTTTTCCTTTTTTAATGCCTTTTAAAATTCCTAAGTTACTCGCGCTTGCATCCTTATTGGGAATAGTTTGGCATCTGTTTATCTCACAAAAATTAAAGCCACACTGGCATACTAATCATTTGATATTTTTTGCTTGGTTTATTTGGCTGACTGTTTGTGTTTTTAGTGCCTCTAATCGGGGTTTAGCGATGGAGTACTGGTCAGGAGTACTGACAAAAGTACTTATTATGGTATTTGCAATCTCCTGGTGGATGAGCACATTAAAGCATTTTAATGTGGTTAGAATTGGCATCATGATCTCAGGAGCCGCTATTGCCTTGGTTGCCCTGAGTAACAAAATGAATGGAATTGGTCTAGTTGAAGGAACCCGCGTCACTATTTCTCGTGAGCTGCGTTCACAGTTAGGTGACCCAAACGATTTATCGCTGGTAATGATGTTCCCTGTGTCTTTTTTAGCAGCCGAAGTGTTTGATTCAAATGCGCATAAACTAAGACGTATCATAGCCTTTATCTGTTTGATCACGGCAATTAGTGGCGTAGTTGCGACGCAAAGTCGAGGTGGTTTACTCGGCATTGCTGCTGTACTTAGTTTTTTCATTTATCAAAAAGTTAAAAACCCAATTGTTGTTGGCTGTATTGGTGCGGTAGGCATGTTAGCTATGGTTGCATTTGCGGGTATCGCAGACAGGCAAAGTGGTGGCTCACACGAAGGGGGAGTAGATGAATCAGCAATGGGCCGTATCTACGCATGGCAAGCGGCAATCAATATGGCGATACATAATCCATTAACTGGGGTTGGGGTTAATAACTTTGTCGTTAACTACTATTTTTATAGCCCACATTGGGATGGCAAGAATCATGCAGTACACAGTACATGGTTTCAGGTGTTAGGTGAAACAGGCATCGTAGGAATATGCATTTTTGTACTCGTGATTGCCTGTATTTATCGCACCTTAAACCGTGTTTTTTTAATCAATAAACAGATTAATGACAAACAAATAGATGTAAATGCGAAAGCGCTAAAGGGCGGCCTAATTGGCTTTATGGTATCAGGAACCTTTTTAACTCAGGCATTTACATGGCCTATTTATATCATTCTTGCTTTAACTATTGCCTTAGAAAAGCTTGTAATTGATAAACAAAGGGAGACTTCACATGAGTGAACAAATTAAACACTGGCTTAAATCAAGCGACAGTGCAATTGCAAAATCGCTTTTTCAAGTTGCAAAATCGATTCGCAATCCGCAAATGTGGGTGATCCCAGGTATTCATTCATTAATATATAAACTGCATTTATTGGTTAAAACTTTAGTAAGTGAGCTAGGGCGCATTTTTTATTACACACCACTATTTAAAAGCCAAATTAAGGGCTCAAAAGCAAATTTATACCTGTATTCTGGCATGCCGCAAATATTAGGAAAACTTGAAATTAGCTGTAATGACAACACGCGAATTAGTGGCATCAGCACTTTTTGTGGGCGTAGTCATGGTAATTACCCCCCCAAACTGATTATTGGTAGTAATGTGGATATTGGTTGGCAAAATGCGTTTTCTGTTGGTCGTAAAATTGTACTAGAAGATGATGTGCGTTTAGCGGGCAGGGTATTTTTAGCTGGCTTTCCTGGTCACCCTCTAAACTCTGAACGTCGTGCTCTTGGTGAGCCTGATGACGATTCACAAGTTGGCGATATCATTATCAAACAAGGCGCTTGGATAGGCACCGGCGCAACTGTGCTTGCAGGTGTAACAATAGGCGAGGGTGCCATAGTTGCTGCAAGTGCTGTAGTTACTAAAGATGTGCCAGCAAATACTATTGTTGCTGGTAATCCAGCAAAAATTGTTAAACAGCTGGAGGATTCGCTATGAAGTTTATTGTATTCGGCGAAGACTGGCAAAGCCACCCAAGTAGTACACAGCACCTATTTAAACAACTAGCAAAACAACATCAGGTTATTTGGATTAACTCGATTGGTATGCGAAAACCAACACTTCGCTTGATTGATGTGAAACGAGTTTTTAATAAATTAAAAAGCCTTTTTTTATCTAAGCGCAATAGGCCAAAAGCTGAAACAACGAATACTAGCCAAAACATTAATTTAACAGCACACACATTAGCGTTTTTACCTTGGCACGATAACGTTATAGTAAGGCTATTTAATAAATGGATTTTTAATCAAAAAGGTTTCATAGATGATGAGCCAATTGTTTATTGGCTTAGTGTGCCTACTGCAATTAGTCTAATTTCACCGCGAGTGCAGGATAAAGTCATTTATTACTGTGGAGATGACTTCTCGGCACTTGCGGGTGTTGATCATAAAATGGTCGCGCCTTTTGAAAGTGACCTTATCGCAAAATCAGACACCATCTATGTTGTGAGTGAGTTTCTTGCCAACAAAATGCCAAAGTCTAAAGTTAAAATGCTT includes the following:
- a CDS encoding lipopolysaccharide biosynthesis protein, whose translation is MSSLKQIGYFALAIFAVKGLGFLLLPITTRFLEKSEFGELNFLVTMSALCSLVVSLGLPELLLKQQYTSFREKMALFRDALVLTICFSALFLVCSFVFSEQIITTLPAQIKVIDFRLLIINLTFASVLAIPYTYYRLFGYAQKYCFFSIAHAVIQTCLTITLLVLGLSVTGVMVSGVVCTFIIMCLSLSDMRSALKVSYSRFSWKIKKSQTAFLTSIIASGLFVYAGNGAENWFIVAEFNESVLASYYVAAQFAIITSFTFEPIRLWWFAKRFSLIKQDKTQYQNYAITSLNAGLAMCVLMSVLAPIALNSVLPTEYHGKDSWLILLIIVVSIRHHSDIFNIGCYMHKNGVFVSIINFFTAFLGLSLLYFLVPKLGVEGAILALIIMQSFKLVCLYSVSQHLEPLKLNFAALIPSWLALGSITLITLQFSELSFAKWIICFIYLVGLAYQYRALIKQVIKSLMKEHHYAQLL
- a CDS encoding O-antigen ligase family protein; translated protein: MLNYYKQNQLFINGILVTLLVVVTYATLGPIAVFALLLLPFAAFTAVKVSVAFIILFILFSYFRLHEAFPFLMPFKIPKLLALASLLGIVWHLFISQKLKPHWHTNHLIFFAWFIWLTVCVFSASNRGLAMEYWSGVLTKVLIMVFAISWWMSTLKHFNVVRIGIMISGAAIALVALSNKMNGIGLVEGTRVTISRELRSQLGDPNDLSLVMMFPVSFLAAEVFDSNAHKLRRIIAFICLITAISGVVATQSRGGLLGIAAVLSFFIYQKVKNPIVVGCIGAVGMLAMVAFAGIADRQSGGSHEGGVDESAMGRIYAWQAAINMAIHNPLTGVGVNNFVVNYYFYSPHWDGKNHAVHSTWFQVLGETGIVGICIFVLVIACIYRTLNRVFLINKQINDKQIDVNAKALKGGLIGFMVSGTFLTQAFTWPIYIILALTIALEKLVIDKQRETSHE
- a CDS encoding acyltransferase, whose amino-acid sequence is MSEQIKHWLKSSDSAIAKSLFQVAKSIRNPQMWVIPGIHSLIYKLHLLVKTLVSELGRIFYYTPLFKSQIKGSKANLYLYSGMPQILGKLEISCNDNTRISGISTFCGRSHGNYPPKLIIGSNVDIGWQNAFSVGRKIVLEDDVRLAGRVFLAGFPGHPLNSERRALGEPDDDSQVGDIIIKQGAWIGTGATVLAGVTIGEGAIVAASAVVTKDVPANTIVAGNPAKIVKQLEDSL